In a single window of the Candidatus Desulfofervidus auxilii genome:
- a CDS encoding WxcM-like domain-containing protein translates to MQEIKINKIEDKRGFSIFLEGLPIKKFHIVSVNPGAIRGDHSHDYEEILCIIGGNEIAEITLEDSNKSCTFIIKEKYTLLTIPPHTKHKVRNVGNKVFYLICFSGKEFE, encoded by the coding sequence ATGCAAGAAATAAAAATTAATAAAATAGAAGATAAAAGAGGTTTTTCAATTTTTTTAGAAGGGCTTCCTATAAAAAAATTTCATATTGTAAGCGTTAATCCAGGAGCGATAAGAGGAGATCATTCACATGATTATGAAGAAATTTTATGTATAATTGGTGGGAATGAGATTGCCGAAATAACTTTAGAGGATTCTAATAAATCTTGCACGTTTATAATTAAAGAAAAATACACTTTGTTGACAATACCACCTCATACAAAGCATAAAGTAAGGAATGTAGGAAATAAAGTTTTCTATCTTATTTGTTTTTCTGGTAAAGAGTTTGAGTAA
- a CDS encoding DegT/DnrJ/EryC1/StrS family aminotransferase, producing the protein MEYKVRYFDYPAQFKNFRENYLEIFDNTLSAGKMILQEDVECFESNLAKFVNSKYAIGVGSGTGALLLSLIACGIGPGDEVITVSHTFVATVEVIKLLGAIPVLVDIDDSHNMDVDLVEEVITERTKAIIPVHLNGRICNKMEKLQEIAHKYNLMIIEDAAQALGASYKGKKAGTFGITGCFSFYPAKILGAFGDAGAIVTNDENIARKLKALRNHGREGTEIICWGFNCRLDNIQAAILNYKLELIPQWIERRRKIARIYQEELSEISELRLPPAPTNGGDHYDVFQNYEIEAERRDELIQYLKSKGIEVMLPWGGKAVHQFKALGLNHYKLPRTEKFFEKAIMLPMYPELKDEEVKYVTKTIKDFYARNKN; encoded by the coding sequence ATGGAGTACAAAGTGCGTTACTTTGACTATCCAGCTCAATTTAAAAATTTCAGAGAAAATTATCTAGAGATTTTTGACAATACCCTTTCTGCTGGAAAAATGATACTTCAGGAGGATGTGGAGTGTTTTGAAAGTAATTTAGCAAAATTTGTGAATTCTAAGTATGCTATTGGGGTGGGAAGTGGAACAGGCGCTCTTTTGCTTTCCTTAATAGCTTGCGGGATTGGCCCAGGAGATGAGGTGATAACAGTATCTCATACTTTTGTAGCTACTGTTGAAGTTATAAAGTTATTGGGAGCTATTCCTGTTTTAGTAGATATTGATGATAGTCATAATATGGATGTAGATCTTGTAGAAGAAGTTATTACAGAGAGAACAAAGGCTATTATACCTGTTCACTTGAATGGCAGAATATGTAATAAAATGGAAAAACTTCAAGAGATTGCTCATAAGTACAATCTTATGATAATAGAAGACGCTGCCCAAGCCTTAGGAGCTTCATATAAAGGCAAAAAAGCAGGAACTTTTGGTATTACAGGCTGTTTTAGTTTTTACCCTGCCAAGATTCTTGGTGCTTTTGGAGATGCTGGGGCTATTGTTACTAATGATGAAAATATAGCTAGAAAACTCAAAGCGTTAAGAAACCATGGAAGAGAAGGAACAGAAATTATATGTTGGGGTTTTAATTGTAGATTAGATAATATTCAAGCCGCTATACTTAACTACAAACTTGAATTAATTCCCCAATGGATAGAAAGAAGAAGAAAAATTGCAAGAATTTACCAGGAAGAACTTTCAGAAATTTCTGAACTTCGCCTTCCACCTGCTCCTACTAATGGGGGAGATCACTATGATGTATTTCAAAATTATGAAATTGAGGCAGAAAGAAGGGATGAACTTATACAATATCTTAAAAGCAAAGGAATAGAAGTAATGCTTCCATGGGGTGGTAAGGCTGTTCATCAATTTAAGGCTTTGGGTCTTAATCATTATAAGTTGCCAAGAACAGAAAAATTTTTTGAAAAAGCAATAATGCTACCTATGTATCCTGAATTAAAAGATGAAGAGGTTAAATATGTTACAAAGACTATAAAGGATTTTTATGCAAGAAATAAAAATTAA